Proteins encoded in a region of the Solanum dulcamara chromosome 9, daSolDulc1.2, whole genome shotgun sequence genome:
- the LOC129903404 gene encoding histone H4 has translation MSGRGKGGKGLGKGGAKRHRKVLRDNIQGITKPAIRRLARRGGVKRISGLIYEETRGVLKIFLENVIRDAVTYTEHARRKTVTAMDVVYALKRQGRTLYGFGG, from the coding sequence ATGTCTGGCCGTGGAAAGGGAGGAAAAGGATTGGGAAAGGGAGGAGCAAAGCGTCACCGTAAGGTCCTCCGTGATAACATTCAGGGAATCACAAAGCCAGCTATTAGGCGTTTGGCGCGTAGAGGAGGAGTGAAGCGTATCAGTGGGTTAATCTACGAGGAGACTCGTGGGGTTCTTAAGATCTTTTTGGAGAATGTAATTCGTGATGCTGTTACTTACACTGAACATGCTAGGAGGAAGACGGTGACTGCTATGGATGTTGTCTATGCACTCAAGAGACAAGGAAGGACTTTGTATGGTTTTGGGGGTTAA
- the LOC129903403 gene encoding zinc finger protein HD1-like: MYGFNNHHHMEENTSSSNYLYNHFSITTTSQTLPLVSNLPPPPLSIPLVNNTIEFDSISPLKSELCNNNSSSSCSSYGSPVTSYNTNDPASLMQRSISSHSLLVKNMEGFCPMVSSPTGFHDSETPSSVRKVLSTGDLQVMHLMQYNNYRSESPLSSESNSIIEGMNKACKYSPQEKKERIERYRSKRNQRNFNKKIKYECRKTLADSRPRIRGRFARNDEIERTSQNEYWNKSRLEELGEEDDENWIGFLDAFVP; encoded by the exons ATGTATGGATTCAATAATCATCATCATATGGAGGAGAACACTTCTAGTAGTAATTATTTGTATAATCATTTTTCAATTACTACTACATCACAAACATTGCCACTAGTCTCTAATTTACCACCTCCACCTTTGTCAATTCCTTTAGTAAATAATACTATTGAATTTGACTCAATATCCCCGTTGAAGTCAGAACTTTGtaacaataatagtagtagtagttgtaGTAGTTATGGTTCTCCAGTTACAAGTTATAATACTAATGATCCAGCAAGTTTGATGCAAAGAAGCATAAGTAGTCACTCACTACTTGTCAAGAATATGGAGGGATTTTGTCCAATGGTTTCTTCCCCAACTGGGTTTCATGACTCCGAAACGCCAAGCTCCGTAAGGAAAGTCTTAAGTACCGGGGATTTGCAG GTAATGCACCTGATGCAATATAATAATTATCGTTCAGAAAGTCCTTTATCAAGTGAGAGTAACAGCATAATTGAAGGAATGAATAAAGCTTGCAAATACAGTCCACAAGAGAAGAAAGAACGCATTGAAAGATACAGAAGCAAgagaaatcaaagaaattttaaCAAGAAGATCAAG TACGAGTGCAGGAAAACTTTGGCAGATAGTAGACCTCGGATAAGAGGAAGATTTGCCAGAAATGATGAAATTGAAAGGACTTCTCAGAATGAATAttggaataaatcaagattaGAGGAATTAGGAGAAGAGGATGATgagaattggattggatttctTGATGCCTTTGTTCCATAA